The following coding sequences lie in one Spirosoma sp. KUDC1026 genomic window:
- a CDS encoding PleD family two-component system response regulator: MTDELTFKILVVDDEPPVCELLNRTASKVFPEAVFVNTGSREETLTYLNQQPDNKPQLVLLDIDLGGRVDGLELLPQLWQQLEGAVPIIMLSSNDSQSNVARSYGEGAVAFTKKPDDMAGWKNYVTALKKYWYETSLLPGRNTLS, from the coding sequence ATGACTGATGAACTGACATTTAAAATTCTGGTGGTGGACGATGAGCCGCCTGTCTGCGAACTGCTGAACCGGACCGCCAGTAAAGTATTTCCAGAAGCTGTCTTCGTGAACACCGGGTCGCGGGAGGAGACGCTGACTTACCTGAACCAGCAACCTGATAACAAACCTCAGTTGGTGTTGCTGGACATTGATCTGGGCGGCCGGGTCGACGGGCTGGAATTGCTACCTCAGTTGTGGCAGCAACTAGAGGGAGCAGTGCCGATCATTATGCTTTCATCTAATGATTCCCAATCGAACGTAGCACGTTCCTACGGTGAAGGCGCTGTCGCCTTTACCAAAAAGCCCGACGATATGGCTGGTTGGAAGAACTACGTGACCGCTCTGAAAAAATACTGGTACGAAACCAGCCTGCTTCCGGGGCGGAATACGCTTTCCTGA
- a CDS encoding ParA family protein, with product MLTHDKLVRFLRAKPALNLSQIEKDAGIPAKTLHKALLNQKDVPAKHLPALDGALRQYGYTDGLFDKATVISIVNHKGGVGKTTTTINVGKALSLLGNRVLLVDMDSQGNLSQCFGVHDPQEQVIDSLLGTSPLPMLEITENLFLSPSDIRMAYKESELANAIGADRRLTVKLDEARAHFDYILIDCPPSLGICTTCSLVASNACVVPIQPEASAYHGVENLFNRIAEVRTYINPTLTVKGIVFTMVHKNQSVHKSMMTHIRDTYKNFTIYTAMVEVATVIKQSQVAKEDLYTYSPKSASWQQYQQLATEMMTL from the coding sequence ATGCTCACCCACGACAAGCTAGTTCGATTTCTTCGGGCGAAACCGGCGCTCAACCTTTCGCAGATTGAGAAAGATGCCGGTATTCCCGCCAAGACGCTCCATAAGGCGCTGCTCAATCAAAAAGACGTACCGGCTAAACACCTTCCCGCGCTTGATGGAGCCCTGCGTCAGTATGGCTATACCGATGGGCTCTTCGATAAGGCTACAGTGATCTCCATCGTCAATCATAAGGGGGGCGTTGGCAAAACGACAACAACGATCAACGTAGGCAAAGCGCTCAGCTTGCTGGGTAACCGGGTCCTGCTAGTCGATATGGACTCGCAGGGAAACCTATCCCAATGCTTTGGTGTCCACGATCCCCAGGAGCAGGTAATTGATTCCCTGCTGGGCACCTCGCCCCTGCCGATGCTGGAAATTACGGAGAATCTTTTCCTCTCCCCTTCCGACATTCGCATGGCTTATAAAGAGTCGGAGCTGGCCAACGCCATTGGGGCCGACCGGCGGCTAACGGTCAAACTGGACGAAGCCCGCGCCCACTTTGATTACATCCTCATCGACTGCCCTCCCAGCCTGGGCATCTGCACGACCTGTTCCCTGGTTGCGTCGAACGCCTGCGTGGTGCCGATCCAGCCCGAAGCGTCGGCGTATCACGGTGTCGAAAATCTCTTTAACCGGATTGCGGAGGTCCGGACGTACATCAATCCTACCCTGACGGTTAAAGGCATTGTCTTTACGATGGTGCACAAAAACCAGAGCGTGCATAAAAGCATGATGACGCACATCCGGGACACCTACAAAAACTTTACGATTTATACCGCTATGGTTGAGGTCGCAACGGTCATCAAGCAGTCGCAGGTAGCTAAGGAGGATCTTTATACGTATTCGCCCAAATCGGCCTCCTGGCAGCAGTATCAGCAGTTAGCCACCGAAATGATGACCTTGTAA
- a CDS encoding ThuA domain-containing protein, producing the protein MFLQVIARFSYLLCLPLLFWTGLPFFPSATSPVYTIRSTRTKATLAPPKVLVFSKTRGWKHTSIPFGIAAIQKLGQEHNFQVDTTVDAARFTDANLKQYATVIFNNTTGNVLNGEQQAAFERYIQAGGGYVGIHAAADTEYDWPWYGKLMGAFFASHPHNSNVRQATVDVIDKTHPATTSLPDRWQRTDEWYNYRSFYSGIKVLAELDENTYEGGTNGASHPISWYQEFDGGRAFYTGNGHTDESYSDPAFLKHLLGGIQYAIGTNKPLDYSKSYAKVTPEQNRFVKTILVNDLNAPMELAVAPDGRIFFTELFGNLSVYDPRTSQRTLVHEFPVTTVGGTGLIGITLDPKFSQNNYLYLYYAPGGQTEEPINFQLARFTLKSDNTLDLASEKVMLKVPVQKNSASHHGGSLAWDKDGNLYLSTGDSSSPFPSNGFAPLDERPGQEYYSLDSQRSAGNTNDLKGKVLRIHPELDGTYTIPEGNLFPKETAKTRPEIYVMGCRNPYRIAVNPKTSVLYWGEIGPDAGKDSIQGPRGYDEFNQAKKAGNFGWPYFVGNNYAYAKWDFATQTAGPKFDPNGPVNTSPNNTGLTKLPPATPAMIWYPYAASPEFPELGVGGRSAMAGSFYTFDPKNASTSKFPDYYDGKLFVFDWMRNWVMALSFDAQENYVRSEPFMAANGDFRRPIDLTFGPDGVMYMLEYGSVYGADNEDARLVKIEYNRGNRAPVAQASVTDSAAEAYIDKTVFLTSERKNMPVIREATGQAPLRVMFNSRGSKDLDDDDDITYKWLFDGKTVGATTPAASYTFRKPGTYRTILAVTDKAGLVSRDTLLVKVGNTKPDVTITSTGNKSFYWPDKPFAYSVKVTDKEDKPVDPKRLKVQYIYNPQPSTLSASTPIRTLAQAEPLGKTLMANSDCKACHTVANISVGPSLLAVAQRYKSQAGSADKLAAKIIAGGGGSWGTEHVMSAHPQLSSQDAKEMVRYIFSLTDKTKAEALLPATGKLALTDHQPDDVRGQYTMLATYTDKGGNSVGPLTSTDAVTLRNATVKSIYADAHVGFSRFKDNLSPGAHKSYILLKNVDLTGIKGFIYEYGSAGQTGEIEVRIDSYAGPVVSTTPYQSTGSWDKMGQLTGRLNKPVTGRHDIYFFAIKRTKPNNSILKLNSIQFAE; encoded by the coding sequence ATGTTCCTGCAAGTCATCGCCCGTTTTAGCTATCTGCTCTGTCTCCCACTGCTTTTCTGGACCGGCCTTCCTTTTTTCCCGTCGGCTACCAGTCCGGTTTATACGATCCGTTCTACCCGTACGAAAGCGACCCTGGCCCCGCCAAAAGTGCTGGTTTTTTCGAAAACAAGAGGCTGGAAACACACGTCGATTCCGTTCGGTATTGCTGCTATCCAGAAGCTGGGGCAGGAACACAACTTCCAGGTTGATACCACCGTCGATGCAGCCCGCTTCACCGACGCGAATCTGAAACAGTACGCAACCGTGATTTTTAACAATACGACGGGTAACGTGCTGAATGGCGAACAGCAGGCTGCTTTCGAGCGGTATATTCAGGCGGGCGGGGGCTATGTGGGCATTCATGCAGCGGCCGATACGGAATACGACTGGCCCTGGTATGGTAAGCTGATGGGGGCTTTTTTCGCCAGTCATCCGCATAATTCCAACGTTCGCCAGGCTACGGTCGATGTGATCGATAAAACCCATCCTGCCACGACCAGCCTGCCCGATCGCTGGCAGCGTACCGACGAATGGTATAACTACCGCTCCTTCTATTCCGGCATTAAGGTGCTGGCCGAACTGGACGAAAACACGTACGAAGGGGGAACCAACGGCGCCAGTCACCCCATCAGCTGGTACCAGGAGTTCGACGGGGGCCGGGCGTTCTATACGGGCAATGGCCACACCGACGAAAGCTATAGCGACCCTGCGTTTCTGAAGCACCTGCTGGGCGGCATTCAATACGCCATCGGTACCAATAAACCGCTCGACTACAGTAAGTCCTATGCCAAAGTAACGCCCGAGCAGAATCGATTCGTAAAAACCATCCTGGTCAACGACCTAAACGCGCCTATGGAACTGGCCGTTGCTCCCGACGGGCGAATCTTTTTCACGGAATTATTTGGTAATCTTTCGGTCTATGATCCGCGTACTAGCCAGCGCACACTGGTTCACGAGTTTCCGGTAACGACTGTCGGCGGGACCGGCCTGATTGGCATCACCCTCGATCCGAAATTCAGCCAGAATAACTACCTGTACCTGTATTATGCGCCCGGTGGGCAGACAGAAGAACCCATCAATTTTCAGCTGGCCCGATTTACGCTGAAGTCGGATAATACGCTCGATCTCGCTTCGGAGAAGGTAATGCTCAAAGTGCCGGTACAGAAGAACAGTGCCTCGCACCACGGCGGCTCGCTGGCCTGGGACAAAGACGGTAATCTCTACCTCTCGACCGGCGACAGCTCGAGCCCGTTTCCGTCCAACGGATTTGCCCCACTCGACGAACGGCCGGGTCAGGAGTACTACAGTCTGGACTCGCAACGGTCCGCCGGAAACACGAATGATCTAAAGGGCAAAGTATTACGTATTCACCCCGAACTGGACGGCACCTACACCATTCCTGAGGGGAATCTCTTCCCTAAAGAAACGGCCAAAACCCGTCCTGAAATCTACGTTATGGGTTGCCGGAATCCCTACCGAATTGCCGTAAATCCCAAAACGTCGGTGCTGTACTGGGGCGAAATTGGGCCCGATGCGGGCAAAGACAGCATCCAGGGACCACGCGGATACGATGAGTTCAACCAGGCAAAAAAAGCAGGTAATTTCGGCTGGCCCTATTTCGTAGGAAACAACTACGCCTACGCCAAATGGGACTTCGCTACCCAGACCGCCGGCCCTAAATTCGATCCGAACGGTCCTGTCAATACGTCGCCCAACAACACAGGCCTGACCAAACTGCCCCCCGCTACGCCCGCTATGATCTGGTACCCCTATGCAGCCTCGCCGGAATTTCCGGAGCTGGGCGTGGGCGGACGTAGCGCCATGGCTGGTTCGTTCTATACATTCGATCCGAAGAATGCATCGACCTCTAAATTCCCGGATTATTATGACGGTAAGCTGTTTGTATTCGACTGGATGCGCAACTGGGTGATGGCGCTGAGTTTCGACGCGCAGGAAAATTACGTTCGCAGCGAGCCGTTCATGGCCGCTAACGGCGATTTCCGACGGCCCATTGACCTGACGTTTGGCCCTGATGGGGTCATGTATATGCTCGAATATGGTTCGGTCTACGGAGCCGATAATGAGGACGCCCGGCTGGTCAAAATCGAGTACAACCGCGGAAACCGCGCCCCCGTCGCGCAGGCCAGCGTAACGGATTCGGCAGCCGAAGCGTACATCGACAAGACCGTGTTCCTGACCTCGGAGCGGAAGAATATGCCCGTTATCCGGGAGGCTACAGGGCAGGCTCCCCTGCGCGTTATGTTCAACAGCCGGGGTAGTAAGGACCTGGACGATGACGACGACATTACCTATAAATGGCTGTTCGACGGGAAAACGGTTGGGGCGACCACGCCAGCAGCCAGCTACACGTTCCGCAAACCAGGTACGTACCGGACGATCCTGGCCGTTACGGATAAAGCGGGGCTAGTGAGCCGGGATACGCTGCTGGTGAAAGTGGGGAACACGAAACCAGACGTGACCATTACCAGCACCGGCAATAAGTCGTTCTACTGGCCGGACAAACCCTTTGCCTACAGCGTCAAGGTAACCGACAAAGAAGACAAACCCGTCGATCCCAAACGCCTGAAAGTTCAGTATATCTACAATCCTCAACCCAGCACCTTGAGCGCCAGTACGCCTATCCGGACGCTGGCGCAGGCCGAGCCACTGGGTAAAACGCTGATGGCAAACAGTGATTGTAAAGCCTGCCATACGGTTGCCAATATCTCTGTCGGGCCCTCGCTGCTGGCCGTTGCACAACGCTACAAAAGTCAGGCGGGCTCGGCCGATAAACTGGCGGCCAAGATCATTGCCGGTGGGGGCGGCAGTTGGGGGACCGAGCACGTTATGAGTGCGCACCCGCAGCTTAGCTCGCAGGATGCCAAGGAGATGGTGCGGTATATTTTCTCCCTGACCGACAAAACCAAAGCCGAAGCGCTGCTCCCCGCAACGGGCAAACTGGCCCTGACCGACCACCAGCCCGACGACGTTCGGGGGCAGTACACGATGCTGGCAACCTACACAGACAAGGGCGGCAACTCGGTTGGGCCACTGACCAGCACCGACGCGGTGACGCTACGTAACGCGACCGTAAAATCCATCTATGCCGATGCTCATGTGGGCTTCTCCCGCTTTAAGGACAACCTGTCGCCGGGCGCCCATAAATCGTATATCCTGTTAAAAAACGTTGATCTGACCGGCATAAAAGGCTTCATTTACGAATACGGTTCGGCGGGGCAGACGGGTGAAATTGAGGTACGGATTGATTCGTACGCGGGTCCGGTCGTGAGTACGACTCCCTACCAGTCTACGGGTTCCTGGGACAAGATGGGTCAGTTAACCGGCCGTCTGAACAAGCCTGTTACGGGTCGGCACGACATCTATTTCTTCGCCATCAAACGAACGAAGCCTAATAATTCGATCCTGAAACTGAACAGTATTCAATTTGCAGAATAA
- a CDS encoding ThuA domain-containing protein: protein MTRLVLLISLLLGLMGLPERLSAQADRPNFRVLAIAEKGGGVHAPFVAAARKWLQQEAQKQQFAIDYIETTDSINAAFLDRYQVFIQLNYPPYNWTDTAKSTFTRYIQDGKIGWIGFHHASLLGEFDGFAMWPWFSEFMGGIRYKNYIPTFSTATVSVEARQHPCMKNVPMSFVVQNEEWYVYDRSPRPNVNVLASVDESTYKPSSTIKMGDHPVIWSNERVKARNLYIFMGHHPDLFRNGAFTTIVHNAIGWASRSMN from the coding sequence ATGACTCGATTAGTCTTATTGATTAGCCTGCTTCTTGGCCTGATGGGTCTGCCTGAACGGTTGTCGGCTCAGGCAGACCGGCCCAACTTCCGGGTGCTGGCCATAGCAGAAAAGGGTGGTGGCGTACACGCACCTTTTGTGGCGGCCGCCCGGAAATGGCTGCAGCAGGAAGCCCAGAAGCAGCAGTTTGCCATCGACTATATCGAGACTACCGACTCCATCAACGCGGCTTTTCTGGACCGTTATCAGGTGTTTATTCAGCTGAACTACCCGCCTTACAACTGGACTGATACCGCTAAATCTACGTTCACGCGCTATATACAGGATGGTAAAATTGGCTGGATTGGCTTTCACCATGCGTCCCTATTAGGTGAGTTCGATGGCTTTGCAATGTGGCCCTGGTTCTCGGAATTTATGGGCGGCATTCGCTACAAAAATTATATCCCTACTTTCTCAACGGCCACAGTCAGCGTGGAGGCTCGACAGCATCCCTGCATGAAGAATGTGCCTATGTCATTCGTGGTTCAGAATGAGGAATGGTATGTGTATGACAGGAGTCCGCGCCCGAATGTGAACGTACTGGCGTCTGTGGACGAATCGACCTATAAACCCAGCTCTACTATCAAAATGGGTGACCATCCGGTAATCTGGTCGAACGAGCGAGTGAAGGCACGTAACCTCTATATTTTCATGGGTCACCATCCGGATCTTTTTCGTAATGGTGCCTTTACAACCATTGTCCACAACGCCATTGGGTGGGCATCCCGAAGCATGAACTAA
- a CDS encoding GH3 auxin-responsive promoter family protein, with amino-acid sequence MAVIGELIRKAIDVYGSLTSEPDPAKAQLDVLEHLLRKARLTAFGKKYNFTDILGSPDLVAAFQREVPTHDYNKLHNEWWHYLLEGHQNVTWPGGQSYFALSSGTTSTSKAIPVTDDMLDSIRKSGIEQVMSLKNFDLPADFFEKQILMLGSSVSLIEKDDHEEGEISGISAANIPAWFRGYYKPGLDIASIPDWDERVNRIAQEAPKWDIGSLSGIPSWIELMLKEVIAYNKLDTIHDIWPNLQVYTSGGVAFEPYRKSLESLLARPLTYIDTYLTSEGYLATQKRPETSSMALIVDNGIFFEFVPFTDENMDEQGRVKPDAQVLSLAQAEENVDYVLLISTVSGTWRYMIGDTVMITDKLRAEIKITGRTKHFLNVVGEQLSVHQMNQAMQKMQQQFDVEIKEFVVAAVRKDGEYINKWYIGTNRPVDNQPFTTALDEELQANNKNYKVARSKSVKGVEADVIPVEHFYRWSEEFKKLGGQAKIPRVMKEEDLREFEQYVSGLA; translated from the coding sequence ATGGCAGTTATTGGCGAATTGATCCGCAAAGCGATTGATGTGTATGGTTCCCTTACATCCGAACCAGACCCGGCAAAAGCCCAGCTCGACGTACTGGAGCACCTTCTCCGCAAAGCCCGGCTTACGGCTTTCGGCAAAAAATACAACTTCACCGACATCCTTGGCAGTCCCGACCTCGTGGCGGCTTTTCAGCGGGAAGTACCTACGCACGATTACAACAAGCTGCACAATGAGTGGTGGCACTACCTGCTGGAAGGGCACCAGAACGTAACCTGGCCGGGCGGGCAGTCATACTTTGCGCTGAGCAGCGGCACCACCAGCACCAGCAAGGCCATTCCCGTAACCGACGACATGCTCGACTCGATCCGGAAGTCGGGGATTGAACAGGTCATGAGCCTGAAAAACTTCGATCTGCCCGCCGACTTCTTCGAGAAGCAGATCCTGATGCTGGGCAGCAGCGTCAGCCTGATCGAAAAAGATGACCACGAAGAAGGCGAAATCAGCGGCATCAGCGCGGCCAACATTCCGGCCTGGTTTCGGGGCTATTACAAGCCGGGGCTGGATATCGCATCCATTCCCGACTGGGACGAACGGGTGAACCGCATCGCGCAGGAAGCCCCCAAGTGGGACATAGGCAGCCTGAGCGGGATTCCGTCCTGGATCGAGCTGATGCTGAAAGAAGTCATTGCGTATAATAAACTGGATACCATCCACGACATCTGGCCTAACCTGCAGGTTTACACATCGGGGGGGGTAGCTTTTGAGCCTTACCGCAAAAGTCTGGAGTCGCTGCTGGCCCGACCGCTGACTTACATTGATACGTACCTGACTTCGGAAGGGTATCTGGCCACGCAGAAACGGCCCGAGACGTCGTCGATGGCACTGATCGTTGACAACGGCATCTTCTTCGAGTTCGTCCCCTTTACCGACGAGAATATGGACGAGCAGGGCCGGGTGAAACCCGACGCTCAGGTACTGTCGCTGGCGCAGGCCGAGGAAAACGTCGATTACGTCTTGCTGATCTCGACGGTATCGGGTACCTGGCGGTACATGATCGGCGATACGGTTATGATTACCGACAAGCTCCGGGCCGAAATCAAGATTACCGGCCGGACCAAGCACTTCCTGAACGTAGTGGGCGAACAGTTGTCGGTGCACCAGATGAACCAGGCGATGCAGAAAATGCAGCAGCAGTTTGACGTGGAGATCAAGGAATTTGTGGTGGCGGCCGTCCGGAAAGACGGGGAGTATATCAACAAATGGTACATCGGCACCAATCGCCCAGTCGATAATCAGCCGTTCACCACAGCGCTGGACGAGGAACTACAGGCCAACAACAAGAACTATAAGGTAGCCCGGAGCAAATCGGTGAAAGGGGTCGAGGCCGATGTTATTCCGGTCGAGCATTTCTACCGCTGGAGCGAAGAATTTAAAAAGCTGGGGGGACAGGCCAAGATCCCCCGGGTGATGAAAGAAGAGGACCTCCGCGAGTTCGAGCAGTACGTTAGCGGCTTAGCTTAG